A section of the Telopea speciosissima isolate NSW1024214 ecotype Mountain lineage chromosome 3, Tspe_v1, whole genome shotgun sequence genome encodes:
- the LOC122655533 gene encoding cationic peroxidase 1-like isoform X1, whose amino-acid sequence MASSSSSSFSIITFSVFLVLVGMASAQLSSTYYSSSCPNALSTIKSAVNSAVSSESRMGASLLRLHFHDCFVKGCDGSILLDDTSTFTGEKTANPNSNSLRGFDVIDTIKSQVETLCPGVVSCADIVVVAARDSVVALGGPSWTVQLGRRDSTTASLSKANTNIPAPTLNLSGLITAFSNKGFTAKEMVALSGSHTIGQARCTNFRARIYNESSIETSFASSLKSNCPSTGNDNNLSPLDTTSPTSFDNAYFKDLVSKKGLLHSDQQLYSGGSTDSQVTTYSTSSSTFLTDFANAMVKMGNLSPLTGTSGQIRTNCRKTN is encoded by the exons atggcttcttcttcttcttcctcatttagCATCATCACCTTCTCTGTGTTTCTGGTTCTCGTTGGGATGGCTTCTGCTCAGCTATCATCTACTTACTATAGCTCTTCGTGTCCCAATGCCCTCTCAACCATCAAATCTGCAGTGAACTCTGCGGTGTCCAGCGAAAGTAGAATGGGCGCTTCCCTTCTCCGTCTACATTTCCATGATTGCTTTGTCAAA GGTTGCGATGGATCTATTCTGTTGGACGACACCTCTACCTTCACCGGAGAGAAGACGGCCAACCCAAATAGCAATTCACTTCGAGGTTTCGATGTCATTGACACCATCAAATCCCAAGTTGAGACCCTCTGCCCTGGCGTTGTCTCCTGTGctgatattgttgttgttgctgctcgCGACTCCGTTGTTGCT TTGGGTGGGCCCTCATGGACAGTTCAGCTGGGAAGAAGAGATTCAACTACAGCAAGTTTAAGCAAAGCTAACACTAACATCCCTGCCCCAACCTTGAACCTTAGTGGCCTCATCACTGCCTTCTCCAACAAAGGTTTCACTGCTAAAGAAATGGTGGCTCTCTCAGGATCTCACACAATAGGCCAAGCTAGATGCACAAATTTCAGAGCTCGTATCTACAATGAGAGCAGCATTGAaacatcctttgcatcatcacTGAAATCGAATTGCCCGAGCACTGGTAATGACAACAATCTCTCACCACTTGACACAACAAGCCCAACTAGTTTTGATAATGCTTATTTCAAGGACTTGGTGAGCAAGAAGGGTTTGTTACACTCTGATCAACAGCTCTACAGTGGTGGCTCTACAGATTCTCAGGTTACCACTTACAGTACAAGCTCTTCCACTTTCTTAACTGATTTTGCAAATGCTATGGTGAAGATGGGAAATCTCAGTCCACTCACGGGGACTAGTGGGCAGATCAGAACCAATTGCAGGAAGACCAATTAG
- the LOC122655533 gene encoding cationic peroxidase 1-like isoform X2, whose amino-acid sequence MASSSSSSFSIITFSVFLVLVGMASAQLSSTYYSSSCPNALSTIKSAVNSAVSSESRMGASLLRLHFHDCFVKGCDGSILLDDTSTFTGEKTANPNSNSLRGFDVIDTIKSQVETLCPGVVSCADIVVVAARDSVVALGGPSWTVQLGRRDSTTASLSKANTNIPAPTLNLSGLITAFSNKGFTAKEMVALSGSHTIGQARCTNFRARIYNESSIETSFASSLKSNCPSTGNDNNLSPLDTTSPTSFDNAYFKDLVSKKGLLHSDQQLYSGGSTDSQVTTYSTSSSTFLTDFANAMVKMGNLSPLTGTSGQIRTNCRKTN is encoded by the exons atggcttcttcttcttcttcctcatttagCATCATCACCTTCTCTGTGTTTCTGGTTCTCGTTGGGATGGCTTCTGCTCAGCTATCATCTACTTACTATAGCTCTTCGTGTCCCAATGCCCTCTCAACCATCAAATCTGCAGTGAACTCTGCGGTGTCCAGCGAAAGTAGAATGGGCGCTTCCCTTCTCCGTCTACATTTCCATGATTGCTTTGTCAAA GGTTGCGATGGATCTATTCTGTTGGACGACACCTCTACCTTCACCGGAGAGAAGACGGCCAACCCAAATAGCAATTCACTTCGAGGTTTCGATGTCATTGACACCATCAAATCCCAAGTTGAGACCCTCTGCCCTGGCGTTGTCTCCTGTGctgatattgttgttgttgctgctcgCGACTCCGTTGTTGCT TTGGGTGGGCCCTCATGGACAGTTCAGCTGGGAAGAAGAGATTCAACTACAGCAAGTTTAAGCAAAGCTAACACTAACATCCCTGCCCCAACCTTGAACCTTAGTGGCCTCATCACTGCCTTCTCCAACAAAGGTTTCACTGCTAAAGAAATGGTGGCTCTCTCAGGATCTCACACAATAGGCCAAGCTAGATGCACAAATTTCAGAGCTCGTATCTACAATGAGAGCAGCATTGAaacatcctttgcatcatcacTGAAATCGAATTGCCCGAGCACTGGTAATGACAACAATCTCTCACCACTTGACACAACAAGCCCAACTAGTTTTGATAATGCTTATTTCAAGGACTTGGTGAGCAAGAAGGGTTTGTTACACTCTGATCAACAGCTCTACAGTGGTGGCTCTACAGATTCTCAGGTTACCACTTACAGTACAAGCTCTTCCACTTTCTTAACTGATTTTGCAAATGCTATGGTGAAGATGGGAAATCTCAGTCCACTCACGGGGACTAGTGGGCAGATCAGAACCAATTGCAGGAAGACCAATTA A
- the LOC122655536 gene encoding cationic peroxidase 1-like codes for MASSSSSFRITLSVFLVLFGMASAQLSSTYYNTSCPNALSTIKSAVNSAVSNERRMGASLLRLHFHDCFVNGCDGSILLDDNSTFTGEKTAKPNNNSVRGFDVIDTIKSKVESICPGVVSCADIVAVAARDSVYALGGPSWTVQLGRRDSTTASLSTANTDIPAPTLNLSGLITAFSNKGFTTKEMVALSGSHTIGQARCTNFRARIYNESNIDTSFASSLKSNCTSTGNDDNLSPLDTTSPTSFDNAYYKDLVSKKGLLHSDQQLYSGGSTDSQVTNYSTSSSTFLSDFANAMVKMGNLSPLTGTNGQIRTNCRKTN; via the exons atggcttcttcttcttcctcatttcgCATCACTCTCTCTGTGTTTCTGGTTCTCTTTGGGATGGCTTCTGCTCAGCTATCCTCTACTTACTATAACACTTCATGTCCCAACGCCCTCTCAACTATCAAATCTGCAGTGAACTCTGCGGTGTCCAACGAACGTCGAATGGGCGCTTCCCTTCTCCGTCTACATTTCCATGATTGCTTTGTCAAT GGTTGCGATGGATCTATTTTGCTGGACGACAACTCGACCTTCACAGGAGAGAAGACGGCCAAACCAAATAACAATTCAGTCCGAGGTTTCGATGTCATTGACACCATCAAATCCAAAGTTGAGAGCATTTGTCCCGGCGTTGTTTCCTGTGCTGATATTGTTGCCGTTGCTGCTCGCGACTCCGTTTATGCT TTGGGTGGCCCTTCATGGACAGTTCAGCTAGGAAGAAGAGATTCGACAACAGCAAGTTTAAGCACAGCAAACACTGACATCCCTGCACCAACCTTGAATCTTAGTGGCCTCATCACTGCCTTCTCCAACAAAGGTTTCACTACTAAGGAAATGGTTGCTCTCTCAGGATCTCACACAATAGGTCAAGCTAGGTGCACAAATTTCAGAGCTCGTATCTATAATGAAAGCAACATTGATACATCCTTTGCTTCATCGCTGAAATCGAATTGCACGAGCACTGGTAATGACGACAATCTCTCCCCACTTGACACCACAAGCCCAACTAGTTTTGATAATGCTTATTACAAGGACCTGGTGAGCAAGAAGGGTTTGTTACACTCTGACCAACAGCTCTACAGTGGTGGCTCTACTGATTCTCAGGTTACCAATTACAGTACAAGTTCTTCCACTTTCTTATCTGATTTTGCAAATGCAATGGTGAAGATGGGAAACCTTAGTCCACTCACGGGGACTAATGGGCAGATCAGAACCAATTGCAGGAAGACCAATTAG